A segment of the bacterium genome:
AAGGGATTCTTCCTCCAGTCGCCTGACGGCGCCAACAAGATGACCGTCGGCGGCTACGTGCACTTCGACGGGCGGTACTTCATCAACGGCAGCAACTCCGGCGTCTCGCAGTTCCTCCTCCGCCGCGCCCGTCTCGACCTGCGGGGCAAGTTCCTCAAGTACTACGAGTTCCGTTTCATGCCCGACTTCGCCGGCGGGCAGGTGGTGATCCAGGACGCGTACCTGAACGTCAACTACGTGCCCTACGCCCGGATCCAGGCCGGCAAGTACAAGACGCCGTTCGGCATCGAGCGCCTGCAGTCCGCCAACGCCCTCGTCTTCATCGAGCGCGGATTGCCCAACAACCTGGTCCCCAACCGCGACCTCGGCTTCATGCTCTGGGGCGTGCCGTTCTACGGCGCCATGGAGTACGAGCTGGCGCTCCTCAACGGCACCGCCGACGGCGGCAGCAACAACGGCGACGTCGGCTTCGGCGACGACAAGACGTTCGCCGGCCGCCTCTTCTTCCAGCCGCTCAAGGACGGGCAGTGGGAGTGGGCGCGCGGCCTGGGCGCCGGCATCGCCGGCACCATCGGCATCCGCAAGGGATCGCTCTCCACCCCCGGCCTGCCGCAGTACAAAACCGACGGCCAGCAGAACTTCTTCACCTACGTGACCAACAGCCCGCCGACCGCCGCCGGCACGGCATACGCCAATGGCTACCAGTGGCGCATCTCGCCGCAGGCGACCTACTACTGGGGACCCTTCGGCTTCCTCGGCGAGTGGGTGCAGTCGAACAACGACATCACCCTCAACAACAACACCGCGAACATCCGCGCCAATTCCTGGCAGACCCAGATCTCGTGGGTGCTGACCGGCGAGGACAACAGCTACAAACCGATCGTCCCCGCCCACAACTTCGATCCGTGGACGTTCCTCGACGGCAACTGGGGCGCGCTCCAGATCGCCTTCCGCTATGCCGCGCTGAGCGTCGAGAACAAGGTCTACACGCTCGGGTTCGCCGACCGGAACAAGGCGGCGCGCGAGGCGGACTCGTGGGCCCTGGCCCTCAACTGGTCGCTCAATCCGATGGTGCGCCTGATGCTCGACTACGACCAGAGCACGTTCACCGGCGGCGCCAAGAACGGCGGCGACCGGCCGGATGAGGACGTGATCATGAGCCGAGTGCAGTTCGTGTTCTGAACAGGCTGTGACGCCGGTGGGCGGTCGGGCTGCTCGGCACCCTCCCCCCTCCCGGGCCACCGATCGCCCACCAGCGGCCAGCCTGGCTCACATGCGAACCGCACGTCGCGGACACGGATCGAGATGAACATCGCCCCCGACATCACCCACCTGATCGGCCACACCCCCCTGGTCCGATTGAACCGGGTGACGGGCGATCTCCCCGCCGAGATCGTCGCCAAGCTCGAGAGCCGGAATCCCGCGGCCAGCGTGAAGGACCGGATCGGCCTGGCGATGATCGAGGCGGCGGAGCGTGACGGCCGGCTGGCGCCCGGCCGCAACGTGCTGGTCGAACCGACCAGCGGCAACACCGGCATCGCCCTCGCCTTCGTCGCCGCCGTCAAGGGCTATGCCTGCGTCCTGGTGATGCCCGACACGATGAGCGAGGAACGCCGCGTCACCCTGCGCGCCTTCGGCGCCCGCGTCGTGCTCACGCCCGGCGCCGACGGCATGCGCGGCGCCGTCGCCCGCGCCGCGGCGCTGGCGAGCGAGATTCCCCATGCCGTCGTCCTCGGCCAGTTCGACAACGCCGCCAATCCAGCCGCGCACCGCGCCACGACGGCGGAGGAGATCTGGCGCGACACCGGCGGCCGCGTCGACGCCGTGGTCGCCGGCGTCGGCACCGGCGGCACCTTGACCGGCATCGCCCAGGCGTTGCGCGCGCGCCGGCGCTCGTTCCGCGCCGTCGCCGTCGAGCCCGCCGGCAGCCCGGTGCTCTCCGGCGGCCTGCCGGGCAGACACCGCATCCAGGGCCTCGGCGCCGGATTCATCCCCGACATTCTCGACCCGCAACTGATCGACGACATCATCCCCGTCGACGACGAGGACGCCTTCGTCATGGCCCGACGCCTGGCGCGCGAGGAAGGCCTGCTGGTCGGGATCTCCTCGGGAGCGGCGGTCGCCGCCGCCGTGCGCTACGCCGGCCGGCCGGAGAACGCCCGCAAGCTGATCGTCGTCATCATTCCCAGCTTCGGCGAGCGCTACCTCGCCACCGAGCTCTTCGCCCCCTACCGCTATGCGGGCAGCGACGCAGTGGATGATCTGGTGTGCGCTGACCCGCCGGCCGCCGATGCCGTGTCGCCGCGACGGCACGGCATCGCGGCCACCTCCGCCAGCAGGAGATTCCGATGAACGCCATGGCGCCATCCCCGACCCTCGTGCGCGCGGAGCTGGATGCCGCCGTCGCGCGCTACCTGTCGCTGGCGCTCGACGGCGCGGAAGCCGCCGTCCTGCGCCTCACCTTCGGTCTCGATGGCCCGCCCTGCTCGCTCGCCGCCGCGGCGCGCCGCCTCGGCCTGCGCCCGGCCGCGGCGCTGCGCCTGCAGCGACGGGCGATGCGCGCCCTGCGCCGGGCCGCGCTCGACGACCCGGAGTCTCCGACGATCTGAACCGGCCCCATCGCCCGCCCTGGTGAGCTCCGTCCGTGCCCCCCTCACGCGACGGCGAGACCACTCCCCCGGTCTCGGCCCGACTCACCGGGGCGGGCGACCCATCCACGACCGCGGTCAGGACGACGCCCCAGCCCGACCGGCCCGCGCCTGATCACCGTGGGGCGCCGTGGCCCCTGCGGTTCGGTCCGCCTTGCGCCGCGCCAGCCCTGCCGTATCCTGGCGCCCCCGATGAGCACCGATCGCGATCCCGTCTGCGGCATGCGCGTCGACCCCGCCGCGCCCAGGGGCGGGACGTTCACCCACGCCGGCGTCACCTACGGCTTCTGCAACCCGCGCTGCCGCGAGAAATTCGCCGTCGATGCCGCGCGCTACCTGCGGCCGCCCGAGGCACCGGCGGGGGCGCGCGCGCCGGCTGCCGCGTCCCGCTACACCTGCCCGATGGATCCCGAGGTGGTCGCCGATCACCCCGGGCCCTGCCCGCGGTGCGGCATGGCGCTCGAACCGCTGCGGCCCGCGGCGCCGACGGTCCGCGGCGAGTGGACGTGCCCGATGCATCCGGAGATCGTCCGCGACGCGCCCGGGAGCTGCCCGATCTGCGGCATGGCGCTCGAGCCGCGCACCGTCGGCGCGCTCGCGGAGGCGAACCCGGAGCTCGACGACATGCGGCGCCGCTTCCGCTGGTGCGTGCCGCCGGCGCTGGCGGTGTTCGCGCTGTCCATGTCGGAGATGCTGCCCGGCCGGCCGCTGCAGCACGCGCTCGGAAGCGCCACGAGCTGGCTGCAGATGCTGATCGCCACGCCGGTGGTGCTGTGGGGCGGCTGGCCGTTCTTCCAACGCGGCGCCGCGTCGCTGCGCTCGCGCCACTTCAACATGTTCACCCTGATCGCCATCGGCACCGGCGTCGCCTGGCTCTACAGCGTCGTGGCCACCCTGGCGCCGGCGCTGTTTCCGCCCGCCTTCCACGCTCACGGCGGCGTCGCGGTCTACTTCGAGGCGGCGGCGGTCATCGTCGTCCTCGTGCAGCTCGGCCAGGTGCTGGAGCTGCGGGCCCGCAGCCAGACCAGCAGCGCCCTCCGCGCCCTGCTCGGGCTGGCGCCGGTGACGGCGCGGCGGCTCGCCGAGGACGGCGGCGAGGCCGACGTGCCGCTCGATCAGGTGGCGGTCGGCGATCGCCTGCGCGTCCGCCCGGGCGAGAAGGTGCCGGTGGACGGCGTCGTGCTCGACGGCCGCAGCAGCCTCGACGAGTCGATGCTCACCGGCGAGCCGATCCCGGTGGAGAAGCAGGCCGGCGATCGGATCACCGGCGGCACGGTCAACGGCACCGGCAGCCTGGTCATGCGCGCCGAGCGGGTCGGCGCCGACACGCTGCTGTCGCGCATCGTGCAGATGGTCGGCGAAGCGCAGCGCAGCCGGGCGCCGATCCAGCGCCTGGCGGACGTCGTCGCCGGCTGGTTCGTGCCGGCGGTGCTGCTGACATCGCTGGTCACCTTCGTCGTCTGGGCCTGGCTCGGGCCGGAGCCGCGCCTGGCGCACGCGCTGGTCAACGCCGTCGCCGTGCTGATCATCGCCTGCCCGTGCGCCCTCGGTCTGGCGACCCCCATGTCGATCATGGTCGGCACCGGGCGCGGCGCCCAGGCCGGGGTGCTCATCCGCAACGCCGAAGCGCTCGAGGTGCTGGAGCGCGTCGACACGCTGGTGCTGGACAAGACCGGCACCCTGACCGAGGGGAAGCCGCGCGTGGTGCGGGTGATGCCGGCTCCGGGCGCGCGCGAGGGCGAGGTCATCGCCCTGGTCGCCGCGCTCGAGTTGGCGAGCGAGCACCCCCTGGCGGCGGCGATCGTCGCCTACGCGCGGCAGCAGGGCATCGACGTCCGCGGCCGGGCGACGGAGGTCGAGACCACGCCGGGCGAGGGCATCCGCGGCCTGGTCGACGGCCGGCGGGTCGCCGTCGGCACGACGCGCCTGTTCGCCCGGCTCGGCATCGACGACGCGCCGCTGCGGGTCATGCAGTCCAATCTCGACAATCGAGGGGTGACGACGGCGCTGGTCGCCGTGGACGGCGACGCCGCAGCGGTGCTGGCGATCCAGGATCCCATCAAGGCATCGACCCCGGATGCGGTCCGCGCGTTGCACGCCGAGGGGGTGCGCCTGCACATGGTGAGCGGCGATCGCAAGGCCGTCGCCGGGCAGGCCGCCCGCGAGCTCGGGCTCGATGCGGTGGACGCCGAGGTGCTGCCGCAGGACAAGGCGGCGATCGTCGCCCGCCTGCGCGCCGAGGGCCGCCGCGTCGCCATGGCGGGCGACGGCGTCAACGACGCCCCGGCGCTGGCCGCCGCCGACGTCGGCATCGCCATGGGCACCGGCTCCGACGTGGCGATCGAGAGCGCCGGCGTGACGTTGGTGCAGGGCGACCTGCGCGGCATCGCCAAGGCGCGCCGCCTCAGCCGCGCGACCATGAGCAACATCCGCCAGAACCTCTTCTTCGCCTTCGCCTACAACACCCTCGGGGTGCCGATCGCGGCCGGCGCGCTGTATCCGCTGTTCGGCCTGCTGTTGAGCCCGATGATCGCCGCCGCGGCGATGACCTTCTCATCGGTCTCGGTGATCACCAACGCCCTGCGTCTGCGCCGGGTGGCGCTCTGATCCGGCCGCGCGGCGGACATCGCCGCCGCGGCACGGGGCTGTTCCGTTCGCGCCCGTCGACGGCTCACGCGCGTTCGAGGCGGATGGCGTCCTCGGGGCATGCGACGACGCAGAGGCCGCACGCCTGGCAGCGGTCGGCGCGCGGCGTGTAGGCGGTCTGCCAGCGATGCGCCGTCGACTTGAGGCGGGCGAGCCAGGAGAGCTGGCGGTAGTCGGCGTCGTCGATGACCCGCACCTCGAACACGTCGTAGGGGCAGACCTCGAGGCAGTCGCGCTTGCCTTCGCAGCGGGCGTGGTCGACCTGCGGCCGCCAGGTTCCCGGCGCCGCCTTGCAGTCCTCGCCCGGCCGGTCGGGCTGTGCCGCCGCCCAACGCGCCCGCTCCGCCCCCTGTCGTCGTGCCATGCCCGCTCCCCGTCCGGTCACCTGTAGTCCGGAGCGCGCCCGCGTCGCAATCTGCGTCATGCCATGCGCGATGCCGCGAGCGGGAGTCGTCACCGCGACGACTGCAGACCGCTTGGTGCCACTTTGCTGACGATGATCGATCAGGTGACGCACCCGATGATGGGGCATCGGCAGTTGTATGACGGCCTTTCCCATCCGCCCCGGCTGGCACGCCCAGTGCTTTGACAGGAATCGCCCGTGGTGATGATGCGACGGGAGGTGTGGCGCGGTGGTTGGGTCCGGGTGGTGGATCGTGATGGGCGGTGGATCACCGGATCGCATCGGGCGGAGTTGGCGTAGGGGATCGGGCACGGTTCGAGCGGAGAGCCGGCGGCGTATCGCCGCCGCCGGCATCCCCCGCCGGGCGCGTTGACAGCGGCCCGCGGTGGCGATAGCCGAGCCCACCGCATGTCGCCCGCGCCTCTCTCGATTCGCGATCGCGCCGCCATCGTCGGCATCGGTCGCACCCCGTACAGCAAGCGCAGCGGGGTCACCGAGCAGCACCAGGCGGCGGCGGCCATCCTGGCGGCACTGGACGACGCCGGGCTGTCGATCGCCGAGGTCGACGGCATCGCCCGCTTCGACATCGAGAACGTCAACGAGCTGCAGCTCGTGTACGGCATGGGCATCCCGCACCTGCGCTTCTTCGCCGGCGTCCCCTCCGGCGGCGGCGCGGTCGCCGGGACGCTGGTGCTGGCGGCGATGGCCATCGCCACCGGACAGGCCAGCGTCGTCGTCTGCTACCGGGCGCGCAACCGCGGCAGGCAGTCGTCGCACGGCGCCAAGCCGCTGCAGGGCGGCCGGCCCTGGGCGAAGCACGCGGCGGCGCTCACCGACTTCTACCAGTACCACGTGCCCTTCGGGCTCATCACTCCGGCGCAGGAGATGGCGCTGATCTACCGCCGGCACATGCACGAATTCGGCACCACCACGGAGCACTTCGGCGCCGTCGCGGTGGCGCAGCGGGCGCACGCGGCGCGCAACCCCGAGGCGGTGATGCGCGAGCCGATCACGCTCGCCGACCACCAGGCGTCGCGCTGGATCGCCGAGCCGCTGCGCCTGCTCGACTGCTGCCTCGAGACCGACGGTGCCTGCGCGGTGGTGATGACCTCGGCGGAGCGGGCCCGCGACTGCCGCCAGCCGCCCGCCTACCTCCTCGCCGGCGCCCAGGCCGAGGGGCCGATTCACATCCAGATGGCGGACTACCTGGCGCACTGGCAGGAGAAGACCGCCGGCGCCGCCGTCGCCGAGCAGCTCTACGGCATGGCGGGCGTGACGGCGCGCGACGTCGACGCGGCGATGTTCTTCGATCACTTCAGCCCGGCGGTGATCCTCAGCCTCGAGGACTACGGCTTCTGCGCCCGCGGCGAGGGCGGCCCGTTCGTCGCCGCCGGCGAGCACGCCTGGCCGC
Coding sequences within it:
- a CDS encoding porin, producing the protein MRLTRYLVILAALALAGAAGAAGPAAEETTQQRIDRLERELKELKTDTQKLDATNKQLRTDTRKLEVANEEAAKLKPIAGWDKGFFLQSPDGANKMTVGGYVHFDGRYFINGSNSGVSQFLLRRARLDLRGKFLKYYEFRFMPDFAGGQVVIQDAYLNVNYVPYARIQAGKYKTPFGIERLQSANALVFIERGLPNNLVPNRDLGFMLWGVPFYGAMEYELALLNGTADGGSNNGDVGFGDDKTFAGRLFFQPLKDGQWEWARGLGAGIAGTIGIRKGSLSTPGLPQYKTDGQQNFFTYVTNSPPTAAGTAYANGYQWRISPQATYYWGPFGFLGEWVQSNNDITLNNNTANIRANSWQTQISWVLTGEDNSYKPIVPAHNFDPWTFLDGNWGALQIAFRYAALSVENKVYTLGFADRNKAAREADSWALALNWSLNPMVRLMLDYDQSTFTGGAKNGGDRPDEDVIMSRVQFVF
- the cysK gene encoding cysteine synthase A, yielding MNIAPDITHLIGHTPLVRLNRVTGDLPAEIVAKLESRNPAASVKDRIGLAMIEAAERDGRLAPGRNVLVEPTSGNTGIALAFVAAVKGYACVLVMPDTMSEERRVTLRAFGARVVLTPGADGMRGAVARAAALASEIPHAVVLGQFDNAANPAAHRATTAEEIWRDTGGRVDAVVAGVGTGGTLTGIAQALRARRRSFRAVAVEPAGSPVLSGGLPGRHRIQGLGAGFIPDILDPQLIDDIIPVDDEDAFVMARRLAREEGLLVGISSGAAVAAAVRYAGRPENARKLIVVIIPSFGERYLATELFAPYRYAGSDAVDDLVCADPPAADAVSPRRHGIAATSASRRFR
- the cadA gene encoding cadmium-translocating P-type ATPase, producing the protein MSTDRDPVCGMRVDPAAPRGGTFTHAGVTYGFCNPRCREKFAVDAARYLRPPEAPAGARAPAAASRYTCPMDPEVVADHPGPCPRCGMALEPLRPAAPTVRGEWTCPMHPEIVRDAPGSCPICGMALEPRTVGALAEANPELDDMRRRFRWCVPPALAVFALSMSEMLPGRPLQHALGSATSWLQMLIATPVVLWGGWPFFQRGAASLRSRHFNMFTLIAIGTGVAWLYSVVATLAPALFPPAFHAHGGVAVYFEAAAVIVVLVQLGQVLELRARSQTSSALRALLGLAPVTARRLAEDGGEADVPLDQVAVGDRLRVRPGEKVPVDGVVLDGRSSLDESMLTGEPIPVEKQAGDRITGGTVNGTGSLVMRAERVGADTLLSRIVQMVGEAQRSRAPIQRLADVVAGWFVPAVLLTSLVTFVVWAWLGPEPRLAHALVNAVAVLIIACPCALGLATPMSIMVGTGRGAQAGVLIRNAEALEVLERVDTLVLDKTGTLTEGKPRVVRVMPAPGAREGEVIALVAALELASEHPLAAAIVAYARQQGIDVRGRATEVETTPGEGIRGLVDGRRVAVGTTRLFARLGIDDAPLRVMQSNLDNRGVTTALVAVDGDAAAVLAIQDPIKASTPDAVRALHAEGVRLHMVSGDRKAVAGQAARELGLDAVDAEVLPQDKAAIVARLRAEGRRVAMAGDGVNDAPALAAADVGIAMGTGSDVAIESAGVTLVQGDLRGIAKARRLSRATMSNIRQNLFFAFAYNTLGVPIAAGALYPLFGLLLSPMIAAAAMTFSSVSVITNALRLRRVAL
- a CDS encoding 4Fe-4S binding protein; its protein translation is MARRQGAERARWAAAQPDRPGEDCKAAPGTWRPQVDHARCEGKRDCLEVCPYDVFEVRVIDDADYRQLSWLARLKSTAHRWQTAYTPRADRCQACGLCVVACPEDAIRLERA
- a CDS encoding lipid-transfer protein, translated to MSPAPLSIRDRAAIVGIGRTPYSKRSGVTEQHQAAAAILAALDDAGLSIAEVDGIARFDIENVNELQLVYGMGIPHLRFFAGVPSGGGAVAGTLVLAAMAIATGQASVVVCYRARNRGRQSSHGAKPLQGGRPWAKHAAALTDFYQYHVPFGLITPAQEMALIYRRHMHEFGTTTEHFGAVAVAQRAHAARNPEAVMREPITLADHQASRWIAEPLRLLDCCLETDGACAVVMTSAERARDCRQPPAYLLAGAQAEGPIHIQMADYLAHWQEKTAGAAVAEQLYGMAGVTARDVDAAMFFDHFSPAVILSLEDYGFCARGEGGPFVAAGEHAWPHGSIPVNTHGGSLSEAYIHGYNHILEGVRQIRGTSHCQVPDCELVLVTSSNTDPTGAVLLRR